From the genome of Myxocyprinus asiaticus isolate MX2 ecotype Aquarium Trade chromosome 39, UBuf_Myxa_2, whole genome shotgun sequence:
CTGCCCCATTCGCAAAATTGTTGAGTCTGCGATTGAagaaattctatttaattataaATGGTAAAAGATCTGCACAACACAAGATTTCGCTCCTTATGTATTTCTGATATTTTCATGTACAATCAGCATCTGTGGCCTAATGAGGCAAATTAATGACAGTAATGCACCACATTCAAGTAAGAACtcgcacacgcacacatgcagCTTGACTGATTAATGCAAACAAATTACACAGCAGAAATACTGGTgtgacaaaaattacatttttccatTTACATATTTTCGTCCACATAGTAAGAGTTGTTGACTAGCTACATTTTGAACAGTACTCTGtctcttagggtgtgttcacacttggcaggtttggttcgattaaaacgaactctggtgcgatcgctctgttagtgcggttcatttgaacaagtgtgaatgctgccatccgaaccttggtgcgcacctgAATAGTGGGTTTCGGTCTGCTTCCAAACTAACTCTGGTGctgttcgactgatatatgaatgcagcatggaccaaagacgtttaaacggaccaataacaggatgtgatgtcacaagatgcGACCAATCACGTGATTTGATAACATAGAAAGAGCGGTAAGAGAGCTGTACGCAAAACAAAACGAGAAGAGGGCAAACATGGAGCAATGTGGAGGTAAAGTTCCTTATTAACAATTGGTCCGACGAGCATATTTCCAGTATATTGGAAAAACCGCACAAAAATGCATTTCTCGATGCCTTTCAGCtgctattattaataaaaaataaagttgttaAAGACATGGATGGAGATATAACAGACTGATATTGTAAATTGCCAAATactataaaacaaataataattcatttaaaccaaGTTACTTCCCATCATGAAAGAAAAACATCCTACAAAACTCAACAGTAACATTTTTATGAACTAACTgtattatagaccttattcacgctagcaccatctttgatttttaatgggaatggcaacaaggctgtgagggataaacttattctcttcaatgggctgtactgcagtttaaagtgtttttggatcattccgtggacaaaacattgataaaacatCTGTCCAAGAACCTTCAATATACAAAGAACTCAAGACAAcgtgagttgtggaaaatcagatgtgatctagaagctttatacagctttatacaattcgtgccattgaagagactgtaagtctgtccctcacagcctcgttgtcattcccattaaaaatcaaaaatggcaCTACCGTGAATAATGGATATGGCCATTCTTATATTTTGATGAACAAGGAGAAATTTCACAACTAAAGGTAATTTTAGAGAATTAATCTTTTAGATTATAAACCACTTTTGTGAGAGGCTTGTGCGtcatataccaagtcttctgaaggcatgcaaTCACGTCTATGATGAACAGTTCataatttaagtccttattcacttttaaagtgatagttcacccaaaaatgaaatgtctctcatcatttactcaccctcatgccatcccagatgtgtgactatctttcttcagcagaacacaaattaagattttaggtccatacaatgaaagtgaatggtgggaagaaatttgaatctccaaaaatcacaaaggcagcataaaagtagtccacaagactccagttaaatccatgtcttctgaagcgatataagtgtgggcaagaaaccgatcaatatttcatttttgttactataaatctcaataTATCACATCAAATTACaggtattttattttacacagtaACTAACTACACAGTAATTTTCATTCACAACTGGTTCAGCTTCTAATACACCACTCTTTCAGTCTTTTTTTAGTATTTTCAACAGCTATgagtaacatttttaaatgatcccTACAGGCTTTGTTTTTTGAACTAATACTGTGATTTCCTAGAATTTTCATTGCATGAACAAAGTCCAACGTCACCACTGCAAATTATTTAGGCAAATTAACTTTAGatgataatgtgtttttttataactacatacagtatttgGTTTATCTATTTACTTGAAAGCATTAAACCTGCCAAAGAGCACCTTTGCTCACTGTCACAAGGACAATGTGTTTGTATGAGTGCAAAGACCCCTTAATTTGGTGCAGCTCCTCCTACATGGAGCGCAGTGGTCTGGTTTCTCTCCAGTACTCTTATCAAGTGCTTTTTGTTtttccagtatgaattctctggtGCCGTTTCAAGCTGTTCAACCATGAAAAactccacaaaaagaacatgagTAAGGCTTCCAGATCTGATGCAGAAGTAAAACTTTTAATCGCACTTATCACAGTAAAATGACTTTATCCCAGAGTGAGAGCGCAGATGAAGGACGCTGGCCCATTTGAAACTCTCTCTGCAGAGTGAATCCTCATGTGACTATTAAGTTCTCCTTTACTTGTGAAACACTTTCCACACCGAGTGCATGTGAAAgacttctctccagtgtgaatcctTACATGACTTTTAAGGTTTTCTTTTTGtgcaaaacatttttcacaatgagGGCAGGTGAACGGCTTCTCTCCATTGTGATTTCTCATGTGATTATTAAAGTAATCTTTCCACATTGAGGGCAGGTCAGTGAATTTTTGGATGTTGTTCTTCGAGTTATTTTTTGAGAGGAATTGTTTTTAGTCTGTGAGAATTTGTTACTGACATTTCTCCTCTACTTCATTCAGCTCTTTAATTTCCTCTTTCACTTCTTCCATCAggcctaaaatgaaaattttaaacaaaaaataaattatcatGTCTGtcaacctacatgttggttacaccacattactttgatttggtgggcagcatatttttagatattacagtttaaaacaattgtttcattacatattttttaagaaatattaataaaacattatttgacACTTCACATGCCAAGATGGGTTTTTTTTCCCAAGAGTTTCAGCTTTAAATGagacttagatttttttaaattcttatcTCCGAATGGTTAGACCAACGGagataataattgtaaaaaatcgAACGGTTGCATGGTATGTCTTGACGGGAAAGGAGGAATGTCGTAATGGGAAAGCAAAAACGACAAGCAATCGAAAGGATCCCGTGTCCAGCTgcggggggtggcagggagatgtCTCTGACCgttgccccaccaccaggagattttccgggattaatggggcgaaacaCCCGTAGCTTGACAActgaaggcactggtggaggtgcAGCAGGCAGTAATacccagcaggtttagacatctaCTTGTACATCTGTTTAGTATTCTGGGAGATCAGTGAGTACTGTGAATAGCGCAGTTGGAGTACAGAGAAGACTGGAAGACTGTCAGGAAAGACTGAGTGACTGCAGGAAAGTAGAGGTGGGCAGGCTAGTTACCTTGCCACAGGTCCTCATACAGGAGACACCCTAACCAGCTATGAGCACAATACAAGGAAACTGCCCGGTGGTCCTCCGAGAGGTGGGATGGAAGATGGACCAATTAGGCCGGACTCTACGGAGACAACTGGAACGGCCATGGATAATGAGCAAAGGATCCTTAGGAAATGCATTTGTGAGTAGACGAGGGTAACGACTTACAAGGGGCTGCGGATTCATCAAGGAAGGATAAAATGTGGCGGAAACAGCCAGACACAACTGCAGTAGCAGGTCAGACAAGAAGGATTGCAACACAGGAGTGCAAGAGGCTGGAAGAGCTTTTGGCATGGGTCAAGATGAAGACCAAGCCAGCAAAGTTGCGTAGCCTTTTTATTCGTAAGGGAATTAGAAGCAACCAGATTTCGTTTGAGGTGGATGGTGAAAGAATCCTGGTGCTGACAGAGCAGCCCATTCGAAGTTTCTggagagaatacacagcagatctgTCAGATAAACACATGGCAGGGTTGGTTCTGAAGCAGCTGAAAGAGGGCTTGGATAAGATAGACAATTGCCATCTCCCAGGCAAATACAAGGTCTGGTGTTACCAGTTTAAAATGTATCATCACCTGATGTGGCCGCTATAAATGTGTGAGATCACTGgcagtggcaaggatggacaccaaggccaacagttacatCAGGAAGTGGCTGGGCTTGCCACGTTGTCTTTCAGatgtagcattgtttggaagaaatgccttaCAACAGCCACTAAAGTCAATCACCCTGGGTTACTAGTAGGAGAAGTCCAGGCTGTTCTTAGATCTAAGGGAATCATCAGACCAGTCTGTGAGAGCTTGTCAAGCCCAGGTCCAAACAGGCCATGCCAGAAAGGAAGAGGAGGTTGTTAATAGGGCGATTTCAAGACTGAAGCAATGGGGgatggctcccaaactgtggtcatTAGCCTCCAAAAAAAGAGGAAAGTAATGGTAGTGACAGAATTATCtaggatggaagaggaagggtatatgatttgagcagtcagccagcagcagcaagggtgCTGGACAGTATGGGAGGGTACATCTAATAAAGTCctgggcaaaaacaaaaaaacaagtgggccaagcccaaaatggcaaaacattaagcttttaatggtctccacaacaaatcattggtcaggaaattagcaagaattCAAGAAATGCACTCCTGGTGCACTTCTGTGCCACCATTTGCTCATTAACTTTGacagagccaaagaaccaaagcaacaaaatgcaagtacacctccagacatttgctagaaagtgctggtgttttatttaaatacttcggGTAACCCAATTGCAAGTATcgatggttctcaaggcattgtctatagactccatgaagtacaattttctctgttacagatcactcaccaaaatgtttttatgtttgtctatTTGTGTTAGTTTAGTCTGATGtagtagattagcaataaagtcttgtttgttttCAAAGAGACAGTGgtgtattttgataaataatctcgtcaacTGATTCTTAAAAGATCTGCGCTCCATACTTGAAaagtatttcaacatatttgtgatattattttcaatggccatgagaacagtattactctaaagagttaacaaatgcatcatatcaactcagcgtggccgagtgatcagacgtataccttaattctttcaatattccctgaattaatcataattccctccTTGAGCTAAATCCCTTACATACAAATTGTGAGCAGATGCTACAATTATCTTTTTAATCTGTATTACTTGGTGAGAACTGAATTAGTTTTGATTGTTACACTGTGCTTGGAGTGTGGGATGTTAAAGAATTCTAAATCGTCTGCCTGTcgggacattaaaaagcatttacgGCTGCACACGTCTGACACCTCTCATGATAAAGATGGCGGGGGTCCGGTGGGgaatgacagcgtgcctcatgatgtaggtcaagatattgcgaacatttatgcagcactaaTGAACATCTCGACCAAAATGGAGGGCCTCGTGGAAATATGTAGAGCGACCACATCTTTGGAggcgaaactttccaccctgatcacaagaatagACAAGGTTGAAAAGCGAATTTAATTTCTGGAAGCGACCGAGAAAGAGCTGCAgactagaggtcttcacgggtccaaaaaTTTTTGCTCGAACCCAAAGAGACACGGAAATGTCCTACCCGGACCCAAACTGGACCAGTCTACTATTTGAAAGCTTGGACTCGTACCCATGCAGAACCGAGAAATGCCGGACCTGAATcggacccgtctattatttgaaagctgtaACCCGGACCCGGCTGGGAGACACAGACCCAATCAACACCGATTTCATAGCTGActgctattaacaagttaatttacaaattgtgaaaaccaaactttgtgtcttacctaatgtaatGTTAGTAGCCTTCTCTCCTGTGCCTGGCCGTGacgcatataatccatcctccttgccaagaaagttggtaaaatacatccaggttttctgtgattcctctcttgctgattgaaacagcatagctaatccactcattatttcagttTCAAAAGTCCACTTACTGTTACGGTGACAGATGACAAACGCGACTTcgaatcagctttgcagttttttttgtaTCTCGTATAAGATAACTTCGAttgtttgcccttttgaactataataacgattGCTCATTCATTGCCATGGCTGCTAACATTAATTTGCTATCGTGTGCATTAACTCCGCTCTGCCTCTGACATCACTCAACTCATTgtggctctgctctgtttttcaccttatttcccgcccgcactttctcatcctaattttacaatgttgcaagtCACaagacgcacgcacacacacacacacacacacacacacagcaccatcatcatccACGCTGTCTGATCAAGGCCAGGTCTTCTCGGATCAACTcgggtattacacataatgttaaacagacccggcacccgcagcaatagaatgggacccgGACACGGCTGACCGTATAAAACATGGATCCGAACCCATACGGGTCCAGGGTCTGGTTTCAGGTCagggtggacccgtgaagacctctactgTAGACTAACCCACCGGCCACCAAAACTGATTTGGATCAGGTGTGGGGAAAAattagaggatatggaaaatcgaagCAGACGTAATGTTTGCTTTGTTGGAATCCCAGAGGGTatggaaggtcaagatatggtcaaATTCCTTGATGGGCTCATTCCGAATTTGTTCAACACAGCAGGCCATCATCTGGAAATAGAGAGCGCACACAGAGCTCTCAGTCAGCTTCCCAAAGCGGGTGACAGGCCGATCCATTCTGGCAAGATTGCTGCGTTCGGCAGACAGAGACTTTGATTTATGTGCAGTGACGAATAAAGGCAAGTTCTGCTGGGAGGATTACTACATTATGGTTTTTCCTGATTTCGCCAGAGCAACACGAACAGGTGAGCAGTGAGGTGAAATTTGCTTTGCTTTACCCAGCTAAGCTGAGAACTGTTGCCAAGCATGGACATAAGATTTTCACATGCCCATGAGAAGCTATGGCATTTATTAAATCAATGGAATCAGTGGGTGGCTTTCTCGTGCTGAATCAGCACATTGTGCTGATGCTGTCTGAGAGGGTTTGTTATTcggttgtctctctctcttttttttttctttccctttaTTGCCTTATTGTTGAGTTTATTGGTTCATTTTATGGGTTCAATGTTGTTGTTTACTCTGGCATCTAAATCAATGCGTAACAAATGCAAGAACTGCACATGGCTGTAAAGTTTTCCATGTTGTCGTTCTTGTTGCTGTACGTCTCGCTGTTGAAAAGCTAGAATGCTGACATATTCTACGTGCTACAATGACAGAGTCAACTGGAAAATGTCTACATTACATCCTCATCTGATGTCCTTTCTTCAGCTAATCGGTTACGCATGCTGTCGTGTactgtatacttggacagagagaTTAAGACTGTAGCTTGACAAGGCAAAAACCTAcagtagctcgattataactacTCATATAAACGTACTCAGTATTTTTTCAGCGCTAAAAATAAGTTCTCACATGGATATGTGTGCCACTGTAAACCAGCTGTAAAGAGTTGTTGACTAGCTAAACTGCCAAACACAAAAGTACTTTTTAGTCTCATTGTGAGCAAGTCTTTTCATTTCTCAATGCATTTTAATGGTCATAATTGATCAAATCAAGCTGTTAAAGGTACAGTTGAAGATATTATAGACTGATTAATGTGTTAAATGCAACCATAGAAAATTACTGTCAGTAATTTAAACCATTGCTAATCCCCAATCTAAAAGAAAAACATCCTATAAAACTCAACAGCAATACATTAATATTCTAAATTAATACTGTGACCACCTATATCAGCcttttatatttacattgatgcatttgacagaggcttttatccaaagcgacttacagtgcattgagGGTATACATtgtttcagtttgtgtgttttttgggcATCAATCCCACAATCTTGgtgttgctagcgccatgctgtaccagttgagctacaggaaccctagACTCTTAGATGATAGTATGCTTTTGTGAGAAACTTGTGCATCATATGCCGAGTTTTCTGAGGGCATACAATCATACTCCACATCATACAAAAGTAAGATGAACAGTCCataatttaagtccttattcactcttaaattaaaatgaaatcattAAGTCCATAAACAGCACTGAAATCCAGTGGCAGCTCTGTTGACAACATCAAAGTTCACTGGTTCTGTCGACACAATGATTCTCTATGTACTGAAGTCAGCTGACAggacatttattaaataatttccttttgtgctccacagaggaAAGTAAGTCATtgggatttggaatgacatgaggatgagtaaaggatgacagaatttttaatttgggtgaattatccctttaatctcATGCTATTTACTGGAACGCGTTGAACGCGAAGATTAACTTTGCTCACTTTTACAATTTTGTGAGTATGATGACTCCTTAATCGGGTGGAACTTTGGAGGACAGTGGGATGGTTTCTCTctagtatgaattctctcatgtgattTCTGGTGTTCTGACAAAGTGAATCTCTTGTCACAatatgagcacttgtaaggtttctctccagtatgaattctcagGTGCCTTTTCAAATGGCTGGCTGTAATGAAGCCCTTCCCACAATAAGAGCACACATGATCTTTTACACCAGTATGTATTTTCAGATGAACTTTCCAAGAGCTCAGTCGtaaaaaactctttccacaaaatgaacacaagtGAGGCCTTTCATTTGCATGAATTCGAAGGTGTGCTGTTAGCCGTGACCGCAATATGAATCTTTTACCACAGTGATCACAGTTAAATGGCCTTTCATCAAAGTGCCCGCGTAGATGAGTGTCAAGAGACTGTGCACGTGTGAAAACTTTTCCACATTGATGACATGTATTAGACTTCACTCCAGTGTGAACGTTCATGTGACTATTCAGATGTTCTTTTAGTCTGAAACGccatccacactgagagcatgtaaaaggcttctctccagtgtgaattcttatgtgacTTTTAAGATTTGATTTATGCAAAAAGCtccttccacactgagggcatgtaaaaggcttctctccagtgtgaattcttatgtgacTTTTTAGATTTGATTTATGCAAacaactctttccacactgagggcatgtgtatggcttctctccggtgtgaattctcatgtgacttTTCAGCTGTTCTTTTGCTCTGAAACTCCTTCCACACTGAAGACAGGTGAATGGCTTCTCTTCAGTGTGAATCCCCATGTGTTTCTTAAGGTTTTTAAGTGCTAAAcactttccacactgaggacagGTGACAGAGTTTTGGGCTTCTGTTCTTCTAGTTCTCCTTTGTGAGGAATTCTTCGCCATCTGTGAGCAACTAGAAGATTCTTCTTCTTGTATGAAGTTTGAAGATGTCTGATCCTGATgattctcctccacttcattcagttcttgactttcctctctCACGTCCATGATctctaaaataaacattaaattaccaaattaaaaatgcacaaatgtgaaatgaaacaaaatgtacattaatAGCAAAAAGCAGGGGCATATTTAGATGGCCCTGGAGAGCCCTAGAATTTGATTGGCCACCCTAGGTGCCACCACATATTCTAAACTATGAAAAATTCTATCTTTTTCCATATTATATCACACAGATTTCGGTTGTTGCACCTGGAGTTCTTCCTGCTGGTCTGAAGCACTTCTTCTCTTGTAGCATGATGGAAATATTCACAGAATTTATTGGCGGACTGTTGTGGGCATGGCTTCACTGAAGGTGTGTGTTGTTTGAAATTgcttttctatttattttgccCATAATGGCCCCATTTTTCAGCAGTCATTACTGGAGTCTGCAACTAAACTAATgtcaataattaattataataattttatttatcacacattatacatttgcagtgTACACAGTGAAAGTCTTATTTTTCCCCCACATATcctagctaagctggggtcagagtgcagggtcagccctGATACAGcatccctggagcagatagggtcaagggccttgctcaagggcccaacagtggcatcttggtagtgctggggcttgaacccccaaccttctgatcagtaacccagagccttaactgctgagccaccactacccCTAATAATCATtacaacattataaatgtctttactgtaattCACAATCAATTTAAAGCAAGTGATgaataaaattgcaattttttgaACAACTTTTGAACGATGCtttttaaatgctgttttaaGAGTATTATGTTACTGAAGAGCTTCATCTAAAAATAAAAGTACTTGCAGGCTCTATATGATGACAAAGATCAAATTAATTCAATATAAGTGATATGTTGTTTTAGGTAAAGCGTTACTGAATAATTGATGGTACTTTTGTAAAATACCTTAAATTGTTGTTGTTAAACAGAGGTGGTAACCGATTTTAAAATAGATATAAAGTGGTTATCATTACATATAGTGCTGCAGTTTGCCTAAGACTGTTGATGCCAATGAAATGTGCTCAATGTGGCAATTTACAGATCTTAAATAATGAATGGGGTGAAAACAGGGAATTATATGTGTGAAACAAACTTTTCAGCAGCTCCATTAAAAGTGATGGCCCGGTTATTTCTCTCAAGCTATTGATATTAATGCGGCAAGCATTTCAGGGCAATCAAAAATTTGCTTTTAGAAATAGAGCATTTGGTTAAGCTATATTTAAAACATCTGGTCGATAACCATTATTTCTTTCTTAGACCAAACAACACCACAAGGGAAATACAActttatatatacaccaatcagccacaacattaaaaccacctgcctaacatcatgtaggtcccccttgtgctgccaaaacagctctgacctgtcaagACATGGACTCT
Proteins encoded in this window:
- the LOC127429607 gene encoding gastrula zinc finger protein XlCGF8.2DB-like isoform X2, which gives rise to MDVREESQELNEVEENHQDQTSSNFIQEEESSSCSQMAKNSSQRRTRRTEAQNSVTCPQCGKCLALKNLKKHMGIHTEEKPFTCLQCGRSFRAKEQLKSHMRIHTGEKPYTCPQCGKSCLHKSNLKSHIRIHTGEKPFTCPQCGRSFLHKSNLKSHIRIHTGEKPFTCSQCGWRFRLKEHLNSHMNVHTGVKSNTCHQCGKVFTRAQSLDTHLRGHFDERPFNCDHCGKRFILRSRLTAHLRIHANERPHLCSFCGKSFLRLSSWKVHLKIHTGVKDHVCSYCGKGFITASHLKRHLRIHTGEKPYKCSYCDKRFTLSEHQKSHERIHTREKPSHCPPKFHPIKESSYSQNCKSEQS